The following proteins come from a genomic window of Venturia canescens isolate UGA chromosome 4, ASM1945775v1, whole genome shotgun sequence:
- the LOC122409885 gene encoding protein SFI1 homolog isoform X1, whose translation MNERVGEHVVSLDLKIEEDLKIFLDCWKIYTTHKLNRRLATHKAFYSYNIRLEQKVLNSLLRNCIEAKKTKSSYRNLCIEPEQFAEYDKAREFERQKILKKSFQTWYNYTNKKCRKKILNSRIFHLHYEIFLRKYINDWIKVHLERKQIIELNDKATKFYRRSTIQRFFRLWVDKRNVGMLQRACWRKATMHCDRRMLKRHFFHWIKYWKIKIERQKKIIEVDEFHVNKLMARSLKMLLRNSCRAIAERQQIEKAVTFYVKKLECRIFNNWTDYCRRKREFTDKVKAGRVKIYTSLKVNTMKQWRFYVWRKKCCKRKNKLSSYHYNRKLTEKSLNLLKAYVLYKRKKEMRLAYLNSSINEIKSNILNSHIDTWRVAVVRVSQERQRVHHAEDHWRFHQIKFYFQVWKEFFKNHKLKVERNEILNEIGKTVLLERYMNRWIKNYEAYATVRLKEIEAASEYERKIKLRLFRSWKKYVNEKLLQKNEIEEAQQIHRKMLLRAGLKETLKNCLYTTELRYENRLSCVTKNCIDNFDTMKKFFAQWLSFAWANNNQKFRKPATLQEKSKNTLKLPINSISTELVFPEYMLKKMRRYDIANEYSHAGFSLHSRL comes from the exons ATGAATGAACGAGTTGGAGAACACGTAGTTTCGCTAGATctaaaaattgaagaagatttaaagatttttctagaCTGTTGGAAAATTTATACAACTCACAAACTAAACAGGAGATTGGCAACTCATAAAGCTTTCTATTCATACAATATCCGACTCGAGCAGAAAGTCTTAAATTCCCTTTTAAGAAACTGTATTGAagccaaaaaaacgaaatcttcCTACAGGAATCTTTGCATTGAGCCGGAACAATTTGCAGAATATGATAAAGCGCGAGAATTTGAacgtcaaaaaatattgaaaaaatctttccaaACTTGGTATAATTATACAAACaagaaatgtagaaaaaaaatattaaattcacGCATCTTTCATCTCCACTATGAAATATTTCTACGCAAATATATCAACGATTGGATAAAAGTTCATCTAGAGAGAAAACAAATCATTGAACTCAACGACAAG GCAACCAAATTTTATCGTCGTTCGACAATACAAAGATTCTTCAGACTGTGGGTGGACAAACGTAATGTCGGCATGTTACAAAGAGCTTGCTGGAGGAAGGCCACGATGCATTGTGACAGGAGAATGTtgaaaagacatttttttcattggatCAAGTACTGGAAGATAAAGAtcgaaagacaaaaaaaaataatcgaagtgGACGAATTTCATGTTAACAAATTGATGGCCAGAAGTTTAAAAATGTTACTGCGG AATTCATGCAGGGCTATTGCAGAAAGACAACAAATCGAGAAAGCGGTGactttttatgtcaaaaaacTGGAGTGtagaatttttaataattggacCGATTACTGTCGTAGGAAAAGAGAATTCACAGATAAAGTAAAAGCTGGGCGAGTCAAAATCTATACCTCTTTGAAAGTGAATACGATGAAGCAATGGCGTTTTTACGTGTGGCGTAAGAAATgttgcaaaagaaaaaataagttgtCTTCGTATCATTACAATCGAAAACTCacagaaaaatcgttaaaCTTGTTGAAAGCTTATGTGCTCTacaaaaggaagaaagaaatgCGTTTGGCTTACCTGAACTCTAGTATAAATGAGATTAAGTCGAATATACTAAACAGTCACATCGATACATGGAGAGTGGCTGTTGTGAGAGTTTCTCAAGAGAGGCAAAGAGTACATCACGCTGAAGATCATTGGCGATTCCACCAAATAAAATTCTATTTCCAAGTCtggaaagaatttttcaaaaaccacAAATTAAAGgttgaacgaaatgaaattttgaacgaaattgggaAAACTGTTTTACTCGAACGATACATGAATCGATGGATAAAAAACTACGAAGCTTATGCAACGGTGCGCTTGAAGGAAATTGAAGCTGCATCGGaatacgagagaaaaataaaactgcgGTTGTTTCGATCttggaaaaaatacgtgaatgAGAAACTTCtgcaaaaaaatgagattgaaGAAGCACAGCAAATTCATCGGAAAATGTTGCTTCGAGCAGGCCTTAAAGAGACATTGAAGAATTGTCTCTATACGACTGAATTACGCTATGAAAATCGTTTGAGTTGTGTCACAAAAAATTGCATCGATAATTTTGAcacgatgaaaaagttttttgctCAATGGCTCTCTTTCGCTTGGGCgaataataatcaaaaatttcgaaaaccaGCAACTCTTCAGGAGAAGAGTAAAAATACTCTGAAACTCCCTATCAATTCTATTTCGACTGAGCTCGTCTTTCCAGAATATAtgctgaagaaaatgagacgaTACGATATTGCGAATGAATATTCTCATGCAGGATTTTCTTTACACAGTCGACTCTGA
- the LOC122409885 gene encoding protein SFI1 homolog isoform X2, protein MLQRACWRKATMHCDRRMLKRHFFHWIKYWKIKIERQKKIIEVDEFHVNKLMARSLKMLLRNSCRAIAERQQIEKAVTFYVKKLECRIFNNWTDYCRRKREFTDKVKAGRVKIYTSLKVNTMKQWRFYVWRKKCCKRKNKLSSYHYNRKLTEKSLNLLKAYVLYKRKKEMRLAYLNSSINEIKSNILNSHIDTWRVAVVRVSQERQRVHHAEDHWRFHQIKFYFQVWKEFFKNHKLKVERNEILNEIGKTVLLERYMNRWIKNYEAYATVRLKEIEAASEYERKIKLRLFRSWKKYVNEKLLQKNEIEEAQQIHRKMLLRAGLKETLKNCLYTTELRYENRLSCVTKNCIDNFDTMKKFFAQWLSFAWANNNQKFRKPATLQEKSKNTLKLPINSISTELVFPEYMLKKMRRYDIANEYSHAGFSLHSRL, encoded by the exons ATGTTACAAAGAGCTTGCTGGAGGAAGGCCACGATGCATTGTGACAGGAGAATGTtgaaaagacatttttttcattggatCAAGTACTGGAAGATAAAGAtcgaaagacaaaaaaaaataatcgaagtgGACGAATTTCATGTTAACAAATTGATGGCCAGAAGTTTAAAAATGTTACTGCGG AATTCATGCAGGGCTATTGCAGAAAGACAACAAATCGAGAAAGCGGTGactttttatgtcaaaaaacTGGAGTGtagaatttttaataattggacCGATTACTGTCGTAGGAAAAGAGAATTCACAGATAAAGTAAAAGCTGGGCGAGTCAAAATCTATACCTCTTTGAAAGTGAATACGATGAAGCAATGGCGTTTTTACGTGTGGCGTAAGAAATgttgcaaaagaaaaaataagttgtCTTCGTATCATTACAATCGAAAACTCacagaaaaatcgttaaaCTTGTTGAAAGCTTATGTGCTCTacaaaaggaagaaagaaatgCGTTTGGCTTACCTGAACTCTAGTATAAATGAGATTAAGTCGAATATACTAAACAGTCACATCGATACATGGAGAGTGGCTGTTGTGAGAGTTTCTCAAGAGAGGCAAAGAGTACATCACGCTGAAGATCATTGGCGATTCCACCAAATAAAATTCTATTTCCAAGTCtggaaagaatttttcaaaaaccacAAATTAAAGgttgaacgaaatgaaattttgaacgaaattgggaAAACTGTTTTACTCGAACGATACATGAATCGATGGATAAAAAACTACGAAGCTTATGCAACGGTGCGCTTGAAGGAAATTGAAGCTGCATCGGaatacgagagaaaaataaaactgcgGTTGTTTCGATCttggaaaaaatacgtgaatgAGAAACTTCtgcaaaaaaatgagattgaaGAAGCACAGCAAATTCATCGGAAAATGTTGCTTCGAGCAGGCCTTAAAGAGACATTGAAGAATTGTCTCTATACGACTGAATTACGCTATGAAAATCGTTTGAGTTGTGTCACAAAAAATTGCATCGATAATTTTGAcacgatgaaaaagttttttgctCAATGGCTCTCTTTCGCTTGGGCgaataataatcaaaaatttcgaaaaccaGCAACTCTTCAGGAGAAGAGTAAAAATACTCTGAAACTCCCTATCAATTCTATTTCGACTGAGCTCGTCTTTCCAGAATATAtgctgaagaaaatgagacgaTACGATATTGCGAATGAATATTCTCATGCAGGATTTTCTTTACACAGTCGACTCTGA
- the LOC122409884 gene encoding nucleolar protein 14 homolog → MAKVKNKKTNSAEAAVKKRNRENKKTLNPFEVHINRDKQKVLGRKNKADRGLPGVARAKALNKRKNTLLLEYKHKDKDNIFMDRRIGEKNASMTQEERSMARFAAERIKSHRKKDIFSLNDEEVLTHGGQTLEEIEKFEDPKSDDEYSDEEETRDGRLDKKFVSEAHFGGGILSKSDGPLSRKELIDQLIFESKKRKAEKQKVREQTIDLTEKLDSEWKDLLPLMASSKKNNEEPVEKTRADDYDIAVRELKYESRATPSDKLKSEEEIMHEEKEKLEELEQDRLARMKGFTEDTTRIRNHKSADDLDDDFAIEDITEETLAYDADGMARGLVQDSTNVEERLQKDDRTGNEEVSEHSANDEEDNQDDNSDEIFKKVEHKSKEKNATKKLQNGSNISNGSDSDNNEEEEKDEEDEEEEEEGEEEEEDDDDLSDLKVSESSSDEEESQDKTKKSSTKQKFVKSDFHTETIINEVSENCKNEERIKEIRNDLQRRKLIMEKARQELPYTYSAPETFEEFETLIKDHNPDYQSIILERIVKCNHWTLGQGNREKLCKVFDYLLQYIVQSASVTSEKDISKCFQILDRLCPHLYDLAQASAQNTATCVQNILRNKHDEFEINRKKYPGLETLILFKIISLLFPTSDFRHPVVTPSLVFMSQILLRCRIKTRRDIAKGLFVCALMLEYTLMSKRFSPAVINYLRGVIYLGTPKPPPLLHKTIPPFKSQGETSNLLILEAKQKSLAIDVESPCMRCSDLSQNEFDDDFRLRAFVTALNMTLEFKRQFEELEAVHAIFFPIIKLLQINDRSRYPKNVKKHVEKIRQELESLAEKKLEFIVREKKKPKALRLYEPRIERVYDGKKHRPMSREKADREKLLHKIKKETKSAIREVRRDRAFLAKVQIKQQIKSDTERKRKVKEILSEASVQQGEFNEMKRKKGK, encoded by the exons ATGGCAAAAGtcaagaacaaaaaaacaaattcagcAGAAGCAGCTGTCAAGAAACGTaacagagaaaacaaaaaaacactcAACCCATTTGAAGTTCATATCAACAGAGATAAGCAGAAAGTTCTTGGCCGGAAGAACAAAGCAGATCGTGGTCTGCCAGGAGTAGCTAGAGCAAAAGCTTTGAACAAGCGAAAGAACACGTTGCTTTTGGAATACAAACACAAAGACAAAGACAATATCTTCATGGACAGACGtataggagaaaaaaatgcatcgaTGACTCAAGAGGAAAGATCAATGGCAAGGTTTGCAGCAGAACGAATAAAATCGCACAggaaaaaagatatttttagtTTAAACGATGAGGAGGTTTTGACCCATGGCGGTCAGACACtggaagaaatagaaaaatttgaagaccCTAAGAGCGATGACGAGTACAGTGACGAGGAAGAGACTCGAGATGGTCGTTTGgacaaaaagttcgtcagcgAGGCTCATTTTGGAGGTGGAATTTTATCCAAATCCGATGGTCCATTGTCCCGAAAAGAACTCATAGATCAATTGATTTTCGAGTCGAAAAAACGCAaagctgaaaaacaaaaagtccGCGAACAGACGATCGATCTTACGGAAAAACTGGACTCCGAGTGGAAAGATCTTTTGCCTCTCATGGCGTCTTcaaagaaaaacaacgaagAACCTGTTGAAAAAACACGCGCCGATGACTATGATATTGCTGTAAGAGAATTGAAGTACGAAAGTCGTGCCACTCCCTCTGACAAATTGAAATCCGAGGAGGAAATAATgcacgaggaaaaagaaaaattggaagagCTCGAGCAAGATCGATTAGCCAGAATGAAAGGTTTTACCGAAGACACGACACGCATAAGGAATCATAAATCTGCTGATGATTTGGACGACGATTTTGCCATTGAGGACATCACCGAAGAAACTTTAGCTTATGATGCAGATGGAATGGCTAGGGGACTAGTTCAAGACTCGACCAACGTTGAGGAGCGATTGCAAAAGGATGACAGAACCGGGAACGAAGAAGTTTCAGAGCATTCGGCAAACGACGAAGAAGATAATCAGGATGATAATTCtgacgaaattttcaaaaaagttgAGCATAagtcgaaggaaaaaaatgcaacgAAAAAGTTACAAAATGGTTCAAACATCTCAAATGGATCAGATTCCGACAAtaacgaagaagaagagaaagacgaagaggacgaggaggaggaagaagagggcgaagaggaggaagaggatgaTGACGATTTATCAGACTTAAAAGTTTCTGAATCATCAAGCGACGAAGAGGAGTCGCAggataaaactaaaaaatcttcaacaaaacaaaagtTTGTAAAATCCGATTTTCATACAGAAACCATAATTAATGAAGTCtctgaaaattgtaaaaatgaggagagaataaaagaaataaggAACGATTTACAGAGAAGAAAATTAATAATGGAAAAAGCTCGTCAAGAATTGCCCTACACGTATTCAGCTCCTGAAACTTTCGAAGAGTTTGAGACATTAATAAAAGATCACAATCCAGACTATCAATCGATCATATTGGAGCGAATAGTCAAATGCAATCATTGGACCTTGGGCCAAGGGAATCGAGAGAAACTTTGTAAAGTTTTTGACTATCTATTGCAGTACATCGTACAATCCGCGTCCGTCACCTCGGAAAAGGACATTTCAAAGtgtttccaaattttggaCAG ATTATGTCCACACCTCTACGATTTGGCACAAGCGAGTGCTCAGAACACGGCGACATGCGTTCAAAACATCCTGAGGAATAAgcacgatgaatttgaaataaacCGAAAGAAATATCCTGGTTTGGAAACG cttattttGTTCAAAATTATATCTCTTCTGTTCCCAACATCGGATTTTCGACATCCAGTTGTTACTCCAAGTCTCGTATTTATGTCTCAAATATTGTTGAGATGTCGGATAAAAACTCGTCGCGATATTGCCAAAGGATTGTTCGTCTGCGCTCTTATGTTGGag tatACTCTGATGAGCAAACGGTTTTCGCCGGCAGTAATAAATTATTTGCGCGGCGTTATTTATCTGGGAACACCGAAGCCACCGCCATTACTGCACAAAACAATTCCACCGTTCAAAAGTCAGGGTGAAACGAGCAATTTGTTGATATTGGAGGCGAAGCAAAAGAGTTTGGCAATCGACGTTGAAAGTCCATGTATGCGTTGCAGTGACTTGTCGCAAAATGAATTCGACGATGATTTCAGATTACGAGCATTCGTTACCGCTCTTAATATGACACTCGAATTTAAAAGACAGTTCGAGGAATTGGAAGCTGTACACGCCATATTTTTCCCCATTATAAAATTACTGCAAATTAATGATCGCTCGAGGTACCCTAAAAATGTGAAGAAACATGTAGAAAAAATCCGACAAGAGTTAGAGAGCTTGGCGGAAAAGAAATTGGAGTTTATCGttcgagaaaagaagaaacccAAAGCCTTGCGGCTGTACGAGCCCCGCATCGAAAGAGT ATACGATGGTAAAAAGCACAGACCAATGTCAAGGGAGAAAGCGGACAGGGAAAAATTGCTTCACAAGATAAAGAAAGAAACGAAGAGCGCGATTCGAGAAGTTCGAAGGGACCGAGCGTTCTTAGCCAAAGTACAAATCAAACAGCAGATAAAGAGTGAtacggagagaaagaggaaagtgAAGGAGATTTTGAGCGAAGCATCTGTTCAGCAGGGTGAAttcaatgaaatgaaaagaaaaaaaggaaaatag
- the Trm1 gene encoding probable tRNA (guanine(26)-N(2))-dimethyltransferase — protein MDEKSDTDNSEFKKPAVISEGKAEILLLEKNVFYNPVQEFNRDLSIVVLSAFSKDRQLNKEENATAPCDKLSQSQQSVTAKKKKELENEDGITILEALSATGLRSIRYAKEVPFIKQIVANDISAKAVESIKKNIAHNKVEDVVVASHEDATMLMYQRRKDRFHAIDLDPYGCPSIFLDGAVQCVVNGGLLMVTATDMAVLAGNSPETCYVKYGAVSLKSKSCHEFALRILLQHISTHAGRYGRYIVPLLSISVDFYIRVFVRVHVGQLQCKNNTSQLGMVYQCNGCESIAIHRLGLRKQDGAYKLPNGPPVDRLCKFCQHSHHMGGPIWLGILHDKRFVSKLLNNMSNSELGTSKRLIGVLSVVLEELDIPLYYTLDRLMSIVRCQTPPMVVFRSALLNAGFKVTYSHANKVSIKTDAPNEVIWDIVRAWEKTHQSKRDRMEKGCPALAILEAPITTDVKFDLRPDANPRSRQAHMSRFQVNPTANWGPGARSTTIVDPSEKTSKRQRNQNKNTKHKKQWNVDKKDEKQIEGGQEQGAIQSIEETFSEEVEKSVKKKNDVENVVGKIFLATESENLSLKRTNDEPVNSVTGDSERSAKNLKTCP, from the exons ATGGACGAGAAAAGTGATACTGACAATTCAGAATTCAAGAAACCAGCTGTAATATCCGAGGGAAAGGCTGAAATACTCTTGTTggagaaaaatgtgttttaCAATCCGGTACAAGAGTTTAATCGAGATCTCag cATCGTCGTCCTAAGTGCTTTTTCAAAAGATCGCCAAttaaataaagaggaaaatgcaACTGCTCCGTGTGACAAACTTTCACAAAGTCAACAAAGTGTTACAgctaaaaaaaagaaggaattaGAAAATGAA GATGGAATAACAATTTTAGAAGCTCTGTCAGCCACTGGGTTGCGCAGTATAAGATACGCAAAGGAAGTTCCATTTATCAAACAGATTGTAGCCAATGACATTTCAGCCAAAGCTGtcgaaagtataaaaaaaaatattgctcaCAACAAAGTGGAAGATGTAGTTGTTGCAAGTCACGAAGATGCAAC AATGCTCATGTACCAGAGGAGAAAAGACCGTTTCCATGCCATTGATTTGGATCCTTATGGTTGTCCATCCATATTTTTGGATGGTGCTGTCCAATGTGTAGTCAACGGTGGTTTACTCATGGTTACAGCGACCGACATGGCTGTATTAGCCGGTAATTCTCCAGAGACCTGTTATGTGAAATATGGTGCTGTTTCCTTGAAATCGAAATCTTGTCACGAATTC GCTTTGAGAATTCTTCTGCAGCATATATCGACGCACGCCGGTCGTTATGGACGTTACATTGTTCCATTACTCTCGATAAGTGTTGATTTTTATATTCGCGTATTTGTACGCGTTCACGTTGGACAGTTGCAATGTAAAAACAACACGAGTCAATTGGGAATGGTTTACCAATGCAACGGTTGCGAATCGATTGCGATTCATCGATTGGGTTTGAGAAAACAGGATGGAGCGTACAAACTTCCAAATGGACCACCCGTCGATCGTCTGTGCAAATTTTGTCAGCACAGTCACCAC ATGGGAGGACCAATCTGGTTGGGAATTTTACATGACAAACGCTTCGTTTCGAAGCTCTTAAACAACATGTCTAACTCGGAGCTGGGCACGAGCAAAAGATTGATTGGTGTTTTAAGTGTTGTTCTCGAAGAATTGGATATTCCTCTTTATTACACTCTCGATCGTTTG ATGTCGATCGTTCGATGCCAAACTCCACCGATGGTTGTGTTCAGATCAGCATTGCTCAATGCAGGCTTCAAAGTCACGTATTCTCACGCTAACAAAGTATCCATAAAAACGGACGCTCCAAATGAGGTCATCTGGGATATAGTTCGAGCTTGGGAAAAG ACTCATCAATCGAAACGGGATAGAATGGAAAAAGGCTGCCCCGCATTGGCCATTTTGGAGGCTCCTATAACGACCGACGTTAAATTCGATCTTCGACCTGACGCTAATCCTCGTTCAAGGCAAGCGCACATGTCAAGGTTCCAGGTAAACCCAACGGCGAATTGGGGACCAGGTGCTCGTTCGACTACAAT AGTCGATCCGAGCGAAAAAACCTCAAAGAGGCAAAGAaaccaaaacaaaaatacaaagcaCAAGAAGCAGTGGAACGTCGACAAGAAAGATGAGAAACAAATCGAAGGAGGACAAGAACAAGGAGCAATACAGTCGATTGAAGAAACGTTTTCGGAAGAGGTTGAGaaaagtgttaaaaaaaaaaatgatgtcgAAAACGtggttggaaaaattttcttagCCACTGAATCTGAGAATTTATCGTTAAAGCGCACCAACGATGAGCCAGTGAATTCCGTGACTGGTGATTCGGAGCGATCtgcaaaaaatcttaaaaCTTGTCCGTGA
- the Arr1 gene encoding phosrestin-2: MVVNFKVYKKCSPNGKIALYLGKRDFIDYLSGVEPVDAVILLDQEYIDSGRKIWGQLVCTFRYGREEDEVMGLNFQKDLYLVSEPLYPRESKMEANLTRLQERLLRKLGPNAIPFTFNFPQSAPSSVTLQPGPDETGEPCGVSYYIKIFSGENETDLSHKRSTVNLGIRKIQYAPTKQGRQPCTVVRKDFLLSPGELELEVTLDKQLYHHGERIAVNVCVRNNSNKVVKKIKALVQQGIDVVIFQNGQFRTVIDAVETQDGCPISPGSTLQKVLYLKPEVDNNRNRRGIALDGRLKREDSELASSTLLTSPDVRDSFGIVVSYAVKVKLYLGALGGELSAELPFILMRPKPADRVKLMTTESLAIEELPHEEKTKDFQPIQSG; the protein is encoded by the coding sequence atggtggtgaatttCAAAGTctacaaaaaatgttcaccGAACGGAAAAATAGCATTGTACTTGGGAAAACGAGATTTCATCGATTACCTGTCGGGCGTCGAGCCCGTGGACGCGGTGATATTGCTCGACCAGGAGTACATTGATTCCGGTCGGAAAATATGGGGTCAACTGGTTTGCACGTTCCGTTACGGACGCGAGGAGGACGAAGTGATGGGTTTGAACTTCCAGAAGGATCTTTATCTCGTTTCCGAGCCTCTGTATCCACGAGAATCGAAGATGGAGGCTAATTTGACGAGATTGCAGGAGCGCCTTCTGAGAAAATTGGGACCGAACGCGATACCTTTCACCTTCAATTTTCCGCAAAGTGCGCCCTCCAGCGTGACTCTTCAGCCCGGACCGGACGAAACTGGGGAACCCTGCGGGGTCAGttattacataaaaatattttcgggtGAGAACGAGACCGATTTGAGCCACAAGCGCAGCACCGTCAACCTTGGCATACGAAAAATTCAGTACGCCCCAACGAAACAGGGAAGACAACCGTGCACCGTTGTCAGAAAAGACTTTCTTCTCAGCCCCGGTGAACTCGAGCTCGAGGTCACTCTCGACAAACAATTGTACCATCACGGTGAGCGGATCGCCGTGAACGTATGCGTGAgaaacaacagcaacaaaGTCGTCAAGAAAATCAAAGCTCTGGTGCAGCAAGGCATCGACGTCGTGATATTCCAAAACGGACAATTCCGCACGGTCATCGACGCTGTCGAGACTCAAGACGGTTGTCCCATAAGCCCAGGCTCGACTTTACAGAAAGTCTTGTACCTCAAACCCGAAGTCGACAACAATCGAAACCGACGTGGCATCGCCCTCGACGGTAGACTCAAACGGGAAGACAGCGAATTAGCTTCGAGCACATTACTCACTTCTCCCGACGTCAGAGATTCCTTCGGCATCGTTGTCTCTTACGCCGTCAAAGTAAAACTTTACCTCGGCGCTTTGGGCGGCGAACTTTCCGCCGAATTACCATTCATACTCATGCGACCAAAGCCTGCTGATAGGGTCAAACTCATGACCACCGAGAGCCTCGCCATCGAGGAACTTCCCCACGAAGAAAAGACCAAGGATTTTCAACCGATCCAGAGCGGCTAG